A single window of Usitatibacter rugosus DNA harbors:
- a CDS encoding sensor domain-containing protein, protein MQNNEQDLDPALAARIAALRPDLDRITMPACIIDLDQRYRWMNEAYLAHFGRPREDLQGFRVSDAFKVQPSDGRREHLRRALAGESLIFDRETLEGPRRGRWVRASYLPIRDGDRVIGVLVMTMDIQHLKDVERDLAQRERQLTLINDNIGLPMSYIDSEWRFLYTNQPGLDWLPGGTRESSVGRPLKEIVSPEAFEVARPHLERAFRGEKVVYERQGTQPTGAKRWIRVHLVPDIAQDGNVRGVYSIVIDVDDDHRLREALLEQEARLRFFAENIPGPIAFVDAEFRYRFVNNVFLTIRGLGIEDVIGHRVSDVLGPDLSRSFFEPFIDRLKKGEMCEYERLVGGSNGAARWHLVRLVPTLNASGQFDGYYIVGTDVHEIKSSQERLRVAQQALEEKERQLRQVIDAIPTPMVYCDAEGCYRYVNQAFVDYIGRPADQIIGRTVRDLLGEDRWNIFQPSLDRVRAGESLAVERLIRFADGRSRWMNVRLSPRLDAEGRYLGHFATTSDIHEQKMVESDLRRASSILSAHFDNTPLAVIELDTESRVVRWSGQAEKIFGWSASEVLGRKLTGWRFVYEEDLEAVSRQVRDITDGPEPHKTIVNRNYRKDGSVIWVEWHNSALRDEEGRVISLLGLGQDISSRMQAEERLMYLATHDGLTNLPNRMVLTDRLESALSRARRSRTGAAVMFLDLDRFKDVNDSLGHRVGDQLLKELARRLRATLRQTDLIARISGDEFVMVLEDLPDDEAPERVATKVLEEARRPFNVDGHEVHVSASLGVALFPGDGDDADTLIRNADAAMYSAKELGRNSFRLFSSELAERRTRRMESETALRRALKGKQLLLHYQPVVDLKTGAVTRAEALVRWNDPTRGLVMPAAFLPLLEDPELAHDVSVWVLEQACKQARAWRDAGLGGLVATVNLSSMQLRDATLMPALKRILTRTGCEPTWLEFDITETGLMRDYEGTVQLLTKLRSLGVSIAIDDFGTGFSSLAHLRNLPVDVLKIDKALIADVGGTSKAKGAGTGGAIVSAILGLAHGLGLEVIAEGIEKKSQVTFLAREGCTHGQGYHLCPPLTPTDLAKWLKARKKK, encoded by the coding sequence ATGCAAAACAACGAACAAGATCTCGACCCCGCACTCGCCGCGCGCATCGCCGCGCTGCGGCCGGATCTCGACCGCATCACGATGCCGGCGTGCATCATCGATCTCGATCAGCGCTACCGCTGGATGAACGAGGCGTATCTCGCCCACTTCGGCCGCCCGCGCGAGGATCTCCAGGGCTTCCGCGTCTCCGACGCCTTCAAGGTCCAGCCCTCCGACGGCCGGCGCGAGCATCTGCGCCGCGCGCTTGCGGGCGAGTCCCTCATCTTCGACCGCGAGACGCTCGAGGGTCCGCGCCGCGGCCGCTGGGTGCGCGCGAGCTACCTGCCGATTCGCGACGGCGACCGTGTGATCGGCGTGCTGGTGATGACGATGGACATCCAGCATCTCAAGGATGTCGAGCGCGACCTCGCGCAGCGCGAGCGCCAGCTCACCCTCATCAACGACAACATCGGCCTGCCGATGTCGTACATCGATTCCGAGTGGCGCTTCCTCTATACGAACCAGCCGGGCCTGGATTGGCTGCCCGGCGGCACGCGTGAGAGCTCCGTCGGCCGCCCGCTGAAGGAGATCGTTTCTCCCGAGGCCTTCGAGGTTGCCCGGCCGCATCTCGAGCGTGCGTTCCGCGGCGAGAAGGTCGTCTACGAGCGCCAGGGCACGCAACCCACCGGTGCCAAGCGCTGGATCCGCGTGCACCTCGTTCCGGACATCGCACAGGACGGCAACGTCCGCGGCGTCTACTCGATCGTGATCGACGTGGACGACGACCATCGCCTGCGCGAAGCCCTGCTCGAGCAGGAAGCGAGGCTGCGCTTTTTCGCGGAGAACATTCCCGGCCCCATCGCGTTCGTCGATGCGGAATTCCGCTACCGCTTCGTGAACAACGTGTTCCTCACGATCCGCGGCCTCGGGATCGAGGACGTGATCGGCCATCGCGTTTCCGACGTGCTGGGCCCCGATCTTTCGCGCTCCTTCTTCGAGCCCTTCATCGACCGCCTGAAGAAGGGCGAGATGTGCGAGTACGAACGTCTTGTCGGCGGCTCCAATGGCGCGGCACGCTGGCACCTCGTGCGCCTCGTGCCGACACTGAACGCAAGTGGACAATTCGACGGCTACTACATCGTCGGCACCGACGTGCACGAGATCAAGAGCAGCCAGGAGCGGTTGCGCGTAGCGCAGCAGGCGCTGGAGGAGAAGGAGCGCCAGCTTCGCCAGGTGATCGATGCGATCCCCACGCCGATGGTCTATTGCGATGCCGAGGGCTGCTACCGCTACGTGAACCAGGCTTTCGTGGACTACATCGGCCGCCCCGCGGACCAGATCATCGGCCGCACGGTGCGCGACCTCCTCGGCGAAGACCGCTGGAACATCTTCCAGCCCAGCCTCGATCGCGTGCGCGCGGGCGAATCGCTCGCCGTCGAGCGCCTGATCCGCTTCGCCGACGGCCGAAGCCGCTGGATGAACGTGCGCCTGTCGCCGCGCCTCGATGCCGAAGGCCGCTACCTCGGCCACTTCGCGACGACGAGCGACATCCACGAGCAGAAGATGGTGGAGAGCGACCTGCGTCGCGCCAGCTCCATTCTTTCCGCGCACTTCGACAACACGCCGCTCGCGGTGATCGAGCTGGACACCGAGTCGCGCGTCGTTCGCTGGTCCGGCCAGGCCGAGAAGATCTTCGGATGGTCCGCGTCCGAGGTGCTGGGCCGCAAGCTCACCGGCTGGCGCTTCGTCTACGAGGAGGATCTCGAAGCGGTCTCGCGCCAGGTGCGCGACATCACGGACGGTCCCGAGCCGCACAAGACGATCGTCAACCGCAACTATCGCAAGGACGGCTCGGTGATCTGGGTCGAGTGGCATAACTCGGCGCTGCGCGACGAGGAAGGCCGCGTGATCTCGCTGCTCGGCCTGGGCCAGGATATTTCGTCGCGCATGCAGGCCGAGGAGCGGCTCATGTACCTCGCCACGCATGACGGGCTCACGAACCTTCCAAACCGCATGGTGCTCACGGACCGGCTGGAGAGCGCGCTCTCCCGGGCTCGGCGCTCGCGCACCGGCGCGGCGGTGATGTTCCTCGACCTGGACCGCTTCAAGGACGTGAACGACTCGCTCGGCCACCGCGTGGGCGACCAGTTGCTGAAGGAGCTGGCCCGCCGGCTGCGCGCGACGCTCCGCCAGACCGACCTCATCGCGCGCATCTCCGGCGACGAATTCGTGATGGTGCTCGAGGACCTTCCCGACGACGAGGCGCCGGAACGCGTGGCCACCAAGGTTCTCGAGGAAGCACGCCGGCCGTTCAACGTGGACGGGCACGAGGTGCACGTGAGCGCTTCGCTCGGCGTGGCGCTCTTTCCGGGGGACGGCGACGATGCGGATACGCTCATTCGCAACGCCGATGCCGCGATGTACTCCGCGAAGGAGCTCGGCCGCAACAGCTTCCGCCTCTTTTCCTCGGAGCTCGCCGAGCGGCGCACGCGCCGCATGGAATCCGAGACCGCGCTACGCCGGGCGTTGAAGGGCAAGCAGCTCCTGCTCCACTACCAGCCCGTGGTCGACCTCAAGACGGGAGCGGTGACGCGCGCCGAGGCGCTGGTGCGCTGGAACGATCCGACCCGTGGCCTCGTCATGCCCGCCGCGTTCCTCCCGCTGTTGGAGGATCCGGAGCTCGCGCACGACGTGAGCGTGTGGGTGCTCGAGCAGGCGTGCAAGCAAGCGCGCGCGTGGCGTGACGCGGGCCTGGGCGGCCTGGTCGCCACCGTGAACCTCTCCTCGATGCAGCTACGCGACGCGACGCTCATGCCCGCGTTGAAGCGCATCCTCACCCGCACCGGCTGCGAGCCCACGTGGCTCGAGTTCGACATCACCGAAACCGGCCTGATGCGAGATTACGAAGGGACGGTGCAATTGCTCACGAAGCTGCGCTCGCTCGGCGTGAGCATCGCCATCGACGATTTCGGCACCGGCTTCTCGAGCCTCGCCCACCTGCGCAACCTCCCGGTGGACGTGCTGAAGATCGACAAGGCGCTGATCGCGGATGTCGGCGGGACGTCGAAGGCGAAGGGTGCGGGCACGGGAGGCGCCATCGTCTCGGCGATCCTCGGCCTCGCCCACGGCCTGGGCCTCGAGGTCATCGCCGAGGGCATCGAGAAGAAATCGCAGGTCACCTTCCTCGCACGCGAGGGCTGCACCCACGGCCAGGGCTATCACCTCTGCCCGCCCCTCACGCCCACCGACCTCGCCAAGTGGCTCAAAGCGAGGAAGAAGAAGTAG
- a CDS encoding NAD(P)H-dependent oxidoreductase — protein MNLHSLLQKREAEKNPVRVVLIGAGKFGSMYLSQARRTPGIRIRAICDLAPDRARASLQRTGWSDADIAATLITQDTAAQIAHPDTEVVIDATGNPAVGIRNVLACCEHRKHIVMVNVEADALAGPLLAKRAHEAGIVYSLAYGDQPALICELVDWARAAGFKVVAAGKGTKYLPAYHASTPKTVWGHYGFSEEMVAKGDFNAQMFNSFLDGTKSAIEMAAVANATGLTPAREGLAFPPCGVDDLPRILRPRSAGGSLEHEGQVEVISSLERDGRPVFRDLRWGVYVTFSAEHEYVRRCFNEYGIVTDPSGEYAAMYKPSHLIGLELGISVASAALRKEATGAATGWRGDAVATAKRALKAGESLDGEGGYTVWGKLMSAGDSKAKGALPIGLAHHVKLKRDLPEGATVSWDDVDYDASSEAVKVRREMEKTFG, from the coding sequence ATGAACCTCCACTCCCTCCTGCAGAAGCGCGAAGCGGAAAAAAATCCGGTGCGCGTCGTATTGATCGGTGCCGGAAAATTCGGTTCGATGTATCTCTCGCAAGCGCGGCGCACGCCGGGCATTCGCATCCGCGCCATCTGCGATCTCGCGCCCGATCGGGCCCGCGCATCCCTCCAGCGCACGGGGTGGAGCGATGCCGACATCGCCGCCACGCTCATCACGCAGGACACCGCCGCGCAGATCGCGCACCCGGACACCGAGGTCGTGATCGACGCGACGGGCAATCCCGCCGTGGGAATCCGCAACGTCCTCGCGTGCTGCGAGCATCGCAAGCACATCGTGATGGTGAACGTGGAGGCCGATGCGCTGGCGGGCCCGTTGCTCGCGAAGCGCGCGCACGAAGCCGGCATCGTGTATTCGCTGGCCTACGGCGACCAACCCGCGTTGATCTGCGAGCTCGTCGACTGGGCGCGTGCCGCGGGCTTCAAGGTCGTCGCGGCCGGCAAGGGCACCAAGTACCTGCCCGCGTATCACGCCTCCACGCCGAAGACGGTGTGGGGCCACTACGGATTCAGTGAGGAGATGGTCGCCAAGGGCGACTTCAACGCGCAGATGTTCAACTCGTTCCTCGACGGCACCAAGAGCGCGATCGAGATGGCGGCGGTTGCGAATGCAACCGGTTTGACCCCCGCGCGCGAGGGCCTCGCCTTCCCGCCCTGCGGTGTGGACGACCTGCCGCGCATCCTGCGGCCGCGTTCGGCGGGCGGCTCGCTGGAGCACGAAGGGCAGGTCGAGGTGATCTCGAGCCTCGAGCGCGATGGGCGTCCGGTCTTCCGCGACTTGCGGTGGGGCGTCTATGTCACCTTCTCCGCCGAGCATGAATACGTGCGCCGGTGCTTCAATGAGTACGGCATCGTCACCGATCCTTCCGGGGAGTATGCAGCGATGTACAAACCCTCGCACCTGATCGGGCTGGAGCTGGGCATCAGCGTGGCCAGCGCGGCCCTGCGCAAGGAGGCGACGGGTGCGGCCACCGGCTGGCGCGGGGATGCGGTGGCCACGGCCAAGCGGGCCCTCAAGGCGGGCGAGTCGCTCGACGGGGAGGGCGGCTACACGGTGTGGGGCAAGCTGATGAGCGCGGGGGATTCGAAGGCGAAGGGCGCGCTGCCGATCGGGCTCGCGCACCACGTGAAGCTGAAGCGCGATCTTCCCGAAGGCGCGACGGTGAGCTGGGATGACGTCGACTACGACGCGTCGTCGGAAGCGGTGAAGGTGAGACGAGAGATGGAGAAGACCTTTGGTTAA
- a CDS encoding copper chaperone PCu(A)C gives MVKTTLFLATLLMAAAAHAEVTITDAWVRGTVPAQTATGAYMKIKSTEDAKIVAASSPAAKMVEIHEMAMANGTMEMKSVEALPLPAGKAVELKSGGYHVMMMGLVKPLKAGDKVPITFTVVGKDGKKTTVEVKADVRPLGK, from the coding sequence TTGGTTAAGACGACGCTGTTCCTGGCAACCCTCCTCATGGCCGCCGCGGCCCACGCGGAAGTGACGATCACCGATGCCTGGGTGAGGGGGACCGTGCCCGCGCAAACGGCGACGGGCGCCTACATGAAGATCAAGAGCACCGAGGACGCGAAGATCGTCGCCGCATCCTCGCCCGCCGCGAAGATGGTCGAGATCCACGAGATGGCGATGGCCAACGGCACGATGGAGATGAAGTCCGTCGAGGCACTGCCGCTGCCCGCGGGCAAGGCGGTGGAACTCAAGTCCGGCGGCTACCACGTGATGATGATGGGGCTCGTGAAGCCGCTGAAGGCGGGCGACAAGGTGCCGATCACCTTCACTGTCGTGGGCAAGGACGGCAAGAAGACCACCGTCGAGGTGAAGGCCGACGTGAGGCCGCTCGGAAAATGA
- the metC gene encoding cystathionine beta-lyase, with amino-acid sequence MKLRTKLAQQGRKARSQPGTVNLPVARASTVVFDSVEHLHEVQRRFDADEPVPTYGIANMPIRAAFEELIAEVEGGHRAVTVSSGLAAVSVAVLSAVSAGDHVVLPDSAYGPGRRFCLRTLKRYGVETTIYDPLVGAGIAALMKPNTKVVYLENPGSHTFEVQDFPAIAKVARERGAAVIHDNTWATGIFFPSFEHGADLVIQAATKYPGGHSDLLMGAVVANEAWWPRLRDTHRDLGQHASPDDVFLALRGMRTLDVRLRQHEASGIEVARALEKHSKVKRVLHPALPSDPGHALWKRDFKGAAGLFAIELAASEAQSATFIEALELFALGYSWGGYESLVVPAHIEGMRSVRPWTGGPLVRLQIGLEDPSDLIADLEQALAKIG; translated from the coding sequence ATGAAGCTGCGTACGAAGCTCGCGCAACAGGGGCGCAAGGCACGCTCGCAGCCGGGCACGGTGAACCTCCCCGTCGCGCGGGCGTCCACGGTCGTCTTCGACAGCGTCGAGCACCTGCATGAGGTGCAGCGCCGCTTCGATGCCGACGAGCCCGTGCCCACGTACGGCATCGCGAACATGCCGATCCGCGCCGCGTTCGAGGAGCTGATCGCGGAAGTGGAGGGCGGCCATCGTGCGGTGACGGTTTCTTCCGGCCTGGCCGCAGTCTCCGTCGCGGTCCTCTCCGCGGTGAGCGCGGGCGACCACGTGGTGCTGCCGGATTCCGCGTACGGTCCCGGACGGCGCTTTTGCCTGCGCACGTTGAAGCGCTACGGCGTCGAGACCACGATCTACGATCCGCTCGTCGGCGCGGGCATTGCCGCGCTGATGAAACCGAACACGAAGGTGGTCTACCTCGAGAACCCGGGCTCGCACACCTTCGAGGTGCAGGACTTCCCCGCGATCGCGAAGGTGGCGCGCGAACGCGGTGCCGCGGTGATCCACGACAACACCTGGGCCACGGGCATCTTCTTTCCATCGTTCGAGCACGGAGCCGACCTCGTGATCCAGGCGGCGACCAAGTATCCCGGCGGCCACTCCGATCTCCTCATGGGCGCGGTGGTGGCGAACGAGGCGTGGTGGCCGCGACTGCGCGATACGCATCGTGACCTCGGGCAACACGCGAGCCCGGACGACGTTTTCCTCGCGCTTCGGGGCATGCGCACGCTCGACGTGCGGCTGCGGCAGCACGAGGCGAGCGGCATCGAGGTCGCACGTGCGCTCGAGAAGCACTCGAAGGTGAAGCGCGTGCTGCACCCCGCGCTGCCGTCCGATCCCGGGCATGCCCTCTGGAAGCGGGACTTCAAGGGTGCGGCCGGCCTCTTCGCGATCGAGCTGGCCGCGAGCGAGGCGCAGTCCGCCACGTTCATCGAGGCGCTGGAGCTCTTCGCGCTCGGCTACAGCTGGGGCGGCTACGAGAGCCTCGTGGTGCCCGCGCACATCGAGGGCATGCGTTCGGTGCGGCCCTGGACGGGCGGCCCGCTCGTGCGCCTGCAGATCGGCCTCGAGGATCCCTCCGACCTGATCGCGGATCTCGAGCAGGCGCTCGCGAAGATCGGATAG
- a CDS encoding fructosamine kinase family protein — protein MDPIAAAVARSIGDATGASHAAFSLEPVGGGCIHRAFKLTTDAADGKHSWFVKANDAGKAPMFEAEARGLASLTRAGVIRVPGVITGPVIGDDDSRDGDEAPAWLVLEWLDLMPLDGPSGARLGEALAAQHRRPQPKFGWARDNFIGSSPQSNVLADDWLDFWRTHRLQMQFRYAAHNRLPSRMISRGERLLADAEILFRNYSPEKSLLHGDLWSGNTSALEDGTPVVFDPAVYVGDREADLAMTELFGGFPKDFHSAYRNAWPLSDDYPVRRDFYNVYHVLNHANLFGGSYIGQAEKLIEKVLAEF, from the coding sequence ATGGACCCGATCGCCGCGGCCGTCGCACGCTCCATCGGCGACGCGACCGGCGCATCGCACGCCGCCTTCTCGCTCGAGCCCGTGGGGGGCGGTTGCATTCATCGCGCGTTCAAGCTCACGACGGACGCGGCCGACGGAAAGCATTCCTGGTTCGTGAAGGCGAACGATGCGGGCAAGGCCCCGATGTTCGAGGCCGAGGCGCGGGGGCTTGCGTCGCTGACGCGTGCGGGGGTGATACGGGTGCCGGGCGTGATCACGGGTCCGGTCATCGGGGACGACGATTCGCGCGACGGGGATGAAGCCCCCGCCTGGCTCGTGCTCGAATGGCTCGACCTCATGCCGCTGGACGGTCCGAGTGGCGCCCGGCTCGGCGAAGCGCTCGCGGCACAGCACCGCCGGCCGCAACCCAAGTTCGGCTGGGCGCGCGACAACTTCATCGGCAGCTCGCCGCAATCGAACGTACTCGCGGACGATTGGCTCGACTTCTGGCGCACGCACCGGCTGCAGATGCAGTTTCGGTACGCGGCTCACAACCGCCTGCCTTCGCGGATGATCAGTCGTGGCGAGCGGTTGCTCGCGGATGCGGAGATTCTCTTCCGCAATTACTCGCCGGAGAAGTCGCTGCTGCACGGCGACCTCTGGAGCGGGAATACATCGGCGCTGGAGGACGGGACGCCCGTGGTGTTCGATCCCGCGGTGTACGTCGGCGATCGCGAGGCGGATCTCGCGATGACGGAGCTCTTCGGGGGATTTCCCAAGGACTTCCACTCGGCGTATCGAAACGCCTGGCCGCTCTCCGACGATTATCCGGTGCGGCGCGACTTCTACAACGTCTACCATGTGTTGAACCACGCGAACCTCTTCGGTGGCAGCTACATAGGCCAAGCCGAGAAGCTGATCGAGAAGGTCCTGGCGGAGTTCTAG
- a CDS encoding integron integrase, protein MRHRIRMRHYSIRTERTYVHWVKRFVVFHGSTRHPREMGGQEVTAFLSALATDRNVAASTQNQALSALLFLYKVLAVELPWLDEVRRAKKPVRLPTVLTQAEVRVLLAHIEGMHGLMARLMYGTGMRLMECVRLRVKDLELERREVIVRMGKGGRDRITVLPESLVIPLEAHLALVKEWWLRDRADGIEGVELPNAYGRKNPGIGKTWGWQWVFPSHDLSIDPRTQLRRRHHTYEQSLQRAVSRAAAHARIAKPVSTHTLRHSFATHLMEAGYDIRTVQELLGHKDVSTTMIYTHVLNRGGRGVVSPLDR, encoded by the coding sequence GTGCGCCACCGCATCCGGATGCGCCACTACAGCATCCGCACCGAGCGGACGTACGTGCACTGGGTCAAGAGGTTCGTCGTGTTCCATGGCAGCACCCGTCATCCCCGCGAGATGGGAGGCCAGGAGGTAACGGCTTTCCTCTCCGCTCTCGCCACCGATCGCAACGTCGCCGCCTCCACGCAGAACCAGGCGCTCTCCGCCCTCCTCTTCCTCTACAAGGTGCTGGCCGTCGAGCTGCCGTGGCTCGATGAGGTCCGCCGCGCCAAGAAGCCGGTTCGCCTGCCCACCGTCCTCACGCAAGCGGAGGTGCGCGTGCTCCTCGCCCACATCGAGGGCATGCACGGGTTGATGGCGCGGCTCATGTACGGCACGGGCATGCGCCTGATGGAGTGCGTTCGGCTCCGGGTGAAGGATCTCGAGCTGGAGCGACGGGAAGTTATCGTCCGCATGGGCAAGGGCGGGCGCGATCGCATCACCGTGCTGCCCGAATCGCTGGTCATCCCGCTTGAGGCGCACCTGGCGCTCGTGAAGGAGTGGTGGCTCCGCGATCGCGCGGATGGCATCGAAGGCGTCGAGCTCCCCAACGCCTACGGCCGCAAGAACCCCGGCATCGGAAAGACGTGGGGCTGGCAGTGGGTCTTCCCGTCGCACGACCTGTCGATCGATCCACGCACGCAGCTGCGCCGGCGCCATCACACCTACGAGCAGTCGCTGCAGCGAGCGGTATCGCGGGCCGCGGCCCATGCGCGCATCGCGAAGCCCGTCTCCACGCACACCCTGCGCCACAGCTTCGCCACCCACCTCATGGAGGCCGGCTACGACATCCGCACCGTGCAGGAGCTGCTCGGCCACAAGGACGTCAGCACCACCATGATCTACACCCACGTACTGAACCGCGGCGGCCGCGGCGTGGTGAGCCCGCTGGATCGCTAG
- a CDS encoding DUF1801 domain-containing protein — translation MTLNVETNIEKAVAKYSPKMAREITAAREKMRAMIPRGYEMVYDNYNALVFAYCSSERPSEAQVSIAAMPRWVTLFFIQGVQLDDPKKLLLGDGSQVRSVRLEGGAADLDRRDIRALIDQALAPFAEAFAAAPKLRTVLRSVSEKQRARRPKGG, via the coding sequence ATGACCCTGAACGTCGAAACCAATATCGAGAAGGCCGTAGCCAAATATTCGCCCAAGATGGCGCGCGAGATCACCGCCGCGAGGGAGAAGATGCGCGCGATGATCCCCCGTGGCTACGAGATGGTCTACGACAACTACAACGCGCTCGTCTTCGCCTACTGCTCGAGCGAGCGGCCGTCGGAGGCGCAGGTGTCGATCGCCGCCATGCCGCGGTGGGTGACGCTCTTCTTCATCCAGGGCGTGCAGCTGGACGATCCGAAGAAGCTCCTGCTCGGGGATGGGAGCCAGGTACGCAGTGTGCGGCTGGAGGGCGGGGCGGCGGACCTCGACCGGCGGGACATTCGCGCGCTGATCGACCAGGCGCTGGCGCCGTTTGCGGAGGCGTTTGCGGCTGCGCCGAAGCTCAGGACGGTGCTGCGTTCGGTGTCGGAAAAACAGCGGGCGCGAAGGCCGAAGGGAGGGTGA
- a CDS encoding DUF2750 domain-containing protein produces the protein MGQSASQAHTFYREVAKNRVVWTIRDSGGYPAPKTRTGQRAQPFWSSKSRIDRIKKIAPDYAGFEAEKISWEEFRDKWLPELARDGYLVGVNWSGKNVTGYDLDAPWVRTCIEGYIENGAV, from the coding sequence ATGGGACAGTCCGCATCGCAGGCGCACACGTTCTATCGGGAAGTCGCAAAGAATCGCGTCGTTTGGACGATCCGCGATTCTGGCGGGTATCCCGCGCCGAAGACTCGAACAGGACAACGAGCGCAGCCCTTCTGGTCGTCGAAGTCGCGAATAGATCGAATCAAGAAAATCGCCCCCGACTACGCCGGGTTCGAAGCAGAGAAGATTTCTTGGGAAGAGTTTCGTGACAAATGGCTTCCCGAGCTCGCTCGCGATGGGTACCTGGTCGGAGTAAATTGGAGCGGAAAGAACGTGACGGGTTACGACCTCGATGCTCCGTGGGTCAGAACGTGCATTGAGGGGTACATCGAGAATGGTGCTGTCTAA